A stretch of the Chloroflexota bacterium genome encodes the following:
- a CDS encoding electron transfer flavoprotein subunit alpha/FixB family protein has protein sequence MAGVLVVGELNGDALQSITGELLAAGRGIGDASGEEVAVVLLNGSEAAGQAAIALGADKAYLAQDDVLADLQLDAQVAALAMVCNEAQPSVVLVGRTLSGRDVGPRLAFRLGVGLAQDCLEVEADGDSGKVVAVRPVYGGNALAKVTFPDASPQMVVLRAKAYEPLDADDSRTGEIVVVNTNLDPSVVKARLVETVRQESEGVRLEDANVVIGGGRGLGGPEPFDQLEDLAGLLGGAVGASRAVCDAGWLDHSYQVGLTGKTITPDLYITVGISGASQHMAGCSASKNIVAINRDEDANIFKSASFGVVGDWKNVLPSFIETVRELVDS, from the coding sequence ATGGCAGGGGTTCTTGTTGTAGGCGAACTGAATGGCGATGCACTGCAGAGCATCACGGGCGAACTGCTTGCCGCCGGACGCGGCATCGGCGACGCGAGCGGCGAAGAAGTCGCCGTCGTGCTGCTGAATGGCAGCGAGGCGGCAGGACAGGCGGCGATTGCGCTTGGCGCGGACAAGGCATACTTGGCGCAGGACGATGTGCTCGCCGATTTGCAGTTGGACGCGCAGGTTGCCGCGCTTGCGATGGTGTGCAACGAAGCGCAGCCATCGGTCGTGCTGGTTGGGCGCACGCTCTCCGGCCGCGATGTCGGACCGCGACTCGCGTTTAGGCTTGGCGTTGGCTTGGCGCAGGACTGCCTAGAAGTCGAAGCAGACGGCGACAGCGGGAAGGTCGTTGCGGTGCGCCCGGTTTACGGCGGCAACGCTCTGGCGAAGGTAACATTCCCGGATGCCAGCCCGCAGATGGTCGTATTGCGTGCCAAGGCATACGAACCGCTGGACGCTGACGATTCGCGAACCGGCGAAATCGTCGTCGTCAACACCAATCTTGACCCGTCCGTCGTGAAGGCGCGGCTGGTGGAGACGGTGCGGCAGGAATCCGAAGGCGTGCGGCTCGAAGACGCGAACGTCGTCATTGGCGGCGGCAGAGGGCTTGGCGGTCCGGAGCCGTTCGACCAGCTCGAAGACTTGGCGGGACTGCTTGGCGGCGCGGTCGGCGCATCGCGCGCAGTGTGCGACGCAGGCTGGCTCGACCACAGCTACCAAGTAGGCTTGACCGGCAAGACCATCACGCCCGACCTGTACATCACGGTTGGCATATCCGGCGCGAGCCAGCATATGGCGGGTTGCTCGGCGTCCAAGAATATCGTCGCCATCAACCGAGACGAGGACGCCAACATTTTCAAGAGCGCCAGCTTCGGCGTCGTCGGCGACTGGAAGAACGTCCTGCCATCGTTCATCGAGACAGTGCGCGAGCTTGTGGATTCATAG
- a CDS encoding nuclear transport factor 2 family protein produces the protein MPEFQRGKSPPIDEDNPMTNSADPPITTDDHAEAVRQWFALLERYCAAADYDTAELIVADDVASFGTAMDIVRGRKPLREGQWESIWGNISNFKMDLENVHAMGRGDMAWGMVTWTSVGFDGNHKPFYRPGRATVALERRDRVWLAVHTHFSLFPGTPPRTFGTGD, from the coding sequence ATGCCAGAGTTTCAACGCGGCAAATCGCCGCCAATAGATGAGGACAACCCGATGACAAACTCCGCAGATCCGCCCATCACCACAGATGACCACGCCGAAGCCGTGCGCCAATGGTTCGCGTTGCTGGAGCGATACTGCGCGGCGGCCGATTACGACACAGCCGAGCTCATAGTCGCCGACGATGTGGCGTCGTTCGGCACGGCAATGGACATCGTGCGCGGACGCAAGCCGCTGCGCGAGGGACAGTGGGAGAGCATCTGGGGCAACATAAGCAATTTCAAGATGGATCTGGAAAATGTCCATGCGATGGGCAGGGGCGATATGGCGTGGGGCATGGTTACCTGGACTTCCGTCGGCTTCGACGGCAATCACAAGCCATTCTACCGACCCGGACGCGCCACCGTCGCACTCGAACGGCGCGATAGGGTTTGGCTGGCCGTGCACACGCATTTCTCGCTGTTCCCCGGTACACCACCACGCACATTCGGCACAGGCGATTAG
- a CDS encoding SDR family oxidoreductase, with the protein MQLEDKVALVTGGARGLGKGIALVLAERGADVALCDIDIAGARHTAEEIEDLGRVAKAYQANVTVQSQLVEMVTQTLADFGRIDILVNAAGVIGAPGFEETTWSREEDWDLTFDVNVKGTALVSDAVSPHMKSRRSGKIVNIASHGGRDGAGGGAYGASKAAVIHLTQSYALELAPCNINVNVICPGSIWTPMWERIADRAKRNNPEQQDLTPREIFDAAIKERCPLGREQTPEDIGKAVAFFASDDALNITGQSLNVNGGTRMN; encoded by the coding sequence ATGCAGCTAGAAGACAAAGTTGCACTAGTTACAGGCGGCGCGCGTGGTCTGGGCAAGGGCATCGCGTTAGTGCTGGCTGAGCGCGGCGCAGATGTGGCGTTGTGTGACATCGACATTGCCGGCGCTCGGCACACTGCTGAGGAAATCGAAGATCTCGGACGCGTCGCGAAGGCATATCAAGCGAATGTAACGGTCCAATCGCAACTCGTCGAGATGGTGACGCAAACCTTAGCCGACTTCGGGCGCATCGACATTCTGGTGAACGCGGCGGGTGTAATTGGCGCGCCGGGCTTTGAAGAGACGACCTGGTCTCGTGAAGAAGACTGGGATCTGACATTCGATGTCAATGTGAAGGGCACGGCGCTCGTGTCGGATGCTGTCAGCCCGCATATGAAAAGTCGGCGCTCGGGCAAGATTGTGAACATCGCGTCTCACGGCGGGCGAGACGGTGCCGGCGGCGGCGCGTATGGCGCATCAAAGGCAGCCGTGATTCACCTCACGCAATCGTATGCGCTTGAACTCGCGCCGTGCAACATCAATGTGAATGTGATTTGCCCAGGCAGTATTTGGACGCCGATGTGGGAGCGCATTGCCGATCGCGCCAAGCGCAATAATCCAGAGCAGCAAGACCTGACGCCGCGCGAAATTTTCGACGCCGCCATCAAGGAACGCTGCCCGCTTGGAAGGGAGCAAACGCCGGAGGACATCGGCAAGGCGGTGGCGTTCTTCGCGTCCGACGATGCGCTGAACATCACCGGGCAGTCGCTCAACGTAAACGGCGGCACGCGTATGAACTAG
- a CDS encoding GNAT family N-acetyltransferase, with protein sequence MSMQIRPLTEADAEAYNALRLRALKEHPAAFAQPYESQAATPMADVARRLRETADAPHDFVLGVFLGDALIGMVGFRRERGERVLHKGSIWGMYIAAEAQGQGLGRALMLDAIRRAKEMPGLRQIGLGVISGNAYARRLYTSLGFQSCGIERRSILVNGEYHDDEYMQLFLDDSE encoded by the coding sequence ATGAGCATGCAGATACGACCGCTTACTGAGGCGGACGCCGAAGCTTACAATGCACTGCGGCTTCGTGCGCTGAAGGAGCATCCGGCGGCGTTTGCGCAGCCTTACGAGTCGCAGGCGGCAACTCCGATGGCGGATGTGGCGCGTCGGCTGCGCGAGACGGCCGACGCACCGCACGATTTTGTTCTTGGCGTCTTCTTGGGCGATGCGCTTATTGGAATGGTGGGATTCCGGCGTGAGCGCGGCGAGCGCGTGCTGCACAAGGGCAGCATTTGGGGAATGTACATTGCCGCCGAAGCGCAGGGACAGGGTTTGGGACGCGCGCTGATGCTCGATGCAATCCGGCGTGCGAAAGAGATGCCCGGCTTACGGCAGATAGGGCTGGGCGTCATCAGCGGCAATGCCTACGCCCGCAGACTGTACACATCGCTCGGATTCCAATCTTGCGGGATAGAACGGCGTTCCATCTTGGTGAACGGCGAGTATCACGACGACGAGTATATGCAGCTATTCCTAGACGACTCTGAATAG